In Litorimonas taeanensis, one DNA window encodes the following:
- a CDS encoding NUDIX domain-containing protein, producing the protein MLKAIKTIKVTPVYENDFVSVYDNDVLFPSGKKGSYFRTQWKAPYGVAILPIYMGQALLINTYRYAELSHSLEVPQGFGTEGSTPVEDARRELSEEIGAKGEDFLPIGKTGKAFETYLFQTTLPEKFSPAFNNVEDTESISGVKLFSLNTLKNTSFEDLGIFDAVTQICLLKFINHV; encoded by the coding sequence ATGCTGAAAGCAATTAAGACGATAAAAGTCACTCCTGTATACGAAAATGATTTCGTCTCAGTCTATGATAATGATGTTCTTTTTCCATCTGGGAAAAAAGGCTCCTATTTTCGTACTCAGTGGAAAGCGCCTTATGGTGTAGCTATCCTACCCATTTATATGGGACAAGCACTTCTTATTAATACCTATAGATATGCAGAGTTAAGCCATTCACTTGAAGTCCCACAGGGTTTTGGAACAGAAGGCAGCACGCCCGTTGAAGATGCAAGGCGAGAACTAAGTGAAGAGATAGGCGCTAAGGGTGAAGACTTCTTGCCTATAGGTAAAACAGGAAAAGCATTCGAGACCTATCTATTTCAAACTACATTACCTGAAAAATTTTCCCCTGCCTTTAATAATGTTGAAGACACAGAGAGCATATCCGGAGTTAAATTATTTTCCTTAAATACTTTAAAAAATACAAGTTTTGAAGACTTAGGAATATTTGATGCGGTAACACAAATTTGCCTGTTAAAATTTATCAATCACGTGTGA
- a CDS encoding TCR/Tet family MFS transporter — MISLKTKTKQSKNAMVFVLITVMINSIGFGILIPVLPDLLKTLTDLPNNQAALYGMWLTFVFALFQFICMPIIGGLSDRYGRRPIMLLSLFGLGIDYFIMGLAPTVAFLFIGRIIAGAMGATFSTANAYIADISPPETRAQNFGLVGASFGVGFMLGPVIGGLIGESFGPRAPFIAAGVLSLMNVAYGYIFLPETLPADKRRDFSWKRSNPFGSLKSLGQIKGVKGLIFILFLLAMAHTVYPTTYAFSTIEGLGWNKADVGFSLGVFGIASMVVQGGLIRIIIPKVGLFWAGVIGIISAIIAYTMMGSADSGWVIYAAGPFAALAGLYGPALTNMMSSRVSASEQGELQGAIGAAQGLALMIGPFAMSGMFWYFGDTENKLPYGLVGFPDNLIHMAQHAFAHGPAPYVPGAPFLTAAALSLLGFGLFVLVTTKADRQARYYDVDEAK; from the coding sequence ATGATAAGCCTAAAAACGAAAACAAAGCAGAGTAAAAATGCTATGGTTTTCGTGCTGATTACCGTGATGATCAACTCGATTGGCTTTGGGATTCTTATTCCCGTTCTGCCAGATTTGTTAAAGACGCTGACGGACTTGCCAAATAATCAAGCCGCGCTTTATGGCATGTGGCTAACCTTTGTCTTTGCTCTATTCCAGTTCATATGCATGCCCATTATTGGCGGCTTGTCTGACCGATATGGTCGACGCCCTATTATGCTGCTCTCACTTTTTGGACTAGGCATTGATTATTTTATTATGGGGCTCGCCCCCACGGTGGCATTTTTATTTATAGGCCGCATAATCGCTGGCGCTATGGGCGCCACTTTCAGCACTGCAAATGCCTATATCGCCGATATAAGCCCGCCTGAGACACGGGCACAAAATTTTGGCTTAGTGGGAGCCTCTTTCGGTGTAGGCTTTATGCTGGGCCCTGTAATCGGCGGATTAATAGGGGAAAGTTTTGGCCCGCGCGCCCCATTTATAGCCGCTGGCGTGCTCTCACTTATGAATGTGGCTTATGGCTATATCTTTTTGCCCGAAACACTGCCAGCCGATAAACGGCGCGACTTTAGCTGGAAGCGTTCAAATCCATTTGGCTCTTTAAAGTCTCTGGGGCAAATTAAAGGCGTTAAAGGCCTTATCTTTATTCTCTTTCTATTGGCTATGGCCCATACAGTATATCCAACGACCTACGCATTCTCGACTATTGAAGGGCTGGGATGGAACAAGGCAGATGTTGGATTCTCTCTGGGCGTCTTTGGTATCGCCAGCATGGTTGTCCAAGGCGGCTTAATCCGCATCATTATTCCAAAAGTTGGCTTGTTTTGGGCCGGCGTGATTGGCATCATATCCGCCATTATCGCCTATACGATGATGGGAAGTGCTGATAGTGGATGGGTCATATATGCTGCAGGCCCCTTTGCCGCCCTAGCCGGTCTCTATGGTCCGGCTTTGACCAATATGATGAGCTCTCGCGTTTCCGCCTCGGAACAAGGAGAGCTTCAGGGCGCTATAGGGGCTGCCCAAGGCCTAGCCTTGATGATTGGGCCTTTCGCTATGTCAGGTATGTTTTGGTATTTTGGCGATACCGAGAATAAGCTTCCCTACGGTCTTGTAGGTTTTCCTGATAACCTCATCCATATGGCGCAACACGCCTTTGCACACGGCCCTGCGCCTTATGTGCCCGGCGCTCCATTCCTTACCGCAGCTGCTTTGTCTTTATTGGGTTTTGGGTTGTTTGTCTTGGTCACAACGAAAGCCGACCGACAGGCGCGCTATTACGATGTCGATGAAGCAAAATAA
- a CDS encoding RNA pyrophosphohydrolase, which produces MKRDPKLYRPNVGVAIFNEAGQIWLGKRFGEEGPYAWQCPQGGIDAGEKPSKAARRELFEETGLQGDCLEKLGKIEPWLYYDFTPEALKSKRKKWNFIGQRQKWFAFRYYGDGSDVDLTAHGEQEFSEWKWANLQSIPETVVPFKRAVYETLVTEFAAFAKPVNAPKS; this is translated from the coding sequence ATGAAAAGAGACCCGAAACTTTATCGCCCCAATGTCGGCGTTGCGATATTCAATGAAGCTGGCCAAATTTGGCTTGGCAAACGATTTGGCGAGGAAGGCCCTTATGCTTGGCAATGCCCACAAGGCGGAATTGATGCAGGCGAAAAACCGTCAAAAGCCGCACGTCGTGAGTTATTTGAGGAAACTGGCTTACAAGGTGATTGCCTCGAAAAATTAGGTAAAATTGAGCCTTGGCTCTATTATGATTTCACGCCTGAAGCTTTAAAATCCAAGCGTAAAAAATGGAATTTTATTGGCCAGAGGCAAAAGTGGTTCGCATTTCGATATTATGGAGATGGGTCTGATGTAGATTTAACGGCGCATGGCGAGCAAGAGTTCTCAGAATGGAAATGGGCCAATCTACAGTCTATCCCAGAAACTGTCGTGCCGTTTAAACGCGCTGTCTATGAAACTTTGGTCACCGAATTTGCGGCATTTGCAAAGCCCGTAAACGCGCCTAAGAGCTAA
- a CDS encoding divergent polysaccharide deacetylase family protein encodes MGSNSHISVTRRQRFTLPKKRWHVLGAILVLAFFTGAIARVALSPAIHDDPNISGELPLSAIPQPLPSTHLNADNDALPDLLAGDVLQGENPTIIAEVQPKTDALGNPVTVTSPSSQSDKKSAESTPAAPPKPKMILIDGKTLNGGSTNLYTELVKNGPLGPLPVRAQNGKTAYNTYRKATELQSGKQAVSLIIGGLGINRPLTQQAIDILPAEVTLSFAAQSEGLQDWINIARADGHEVLLEIPMESADINASEAGVSRTLKAGQDPVNHQHLDWLLSRAQGYYGVTNYNGDKFLLRADATVSIFDRFAKSGLAFITDGAVKTPTLDSIARSVGLPFKQGFGLIDPEPQTALIDIELSRLAAEASQGNAPIGVGFAYPETLQSVNSWIATLPAQSLQLVPASTRLQ; translated from the coding sequence ATGGGGTCTAACTCACATATATCAGTCACACGGCGACAGCGATTCACATTGCCAAAAAAACGCTGGCATGTTCTAGGCGCTATTCTTGTTCTAGCCTTTTTCACAGGCGCCATCGCCCGAGTAGCTTTATCACCAGCTATCCATGATGACCCCAATATCAGCGGGGAATTACCCCTAAGCGCGATACCACAACCCCTGCCCTCCACCCACTTAAATGCAGATAACGATGCCCTACCAGACCTTTTGGCCGGAGACGTTTTACAGGGGGAAAACCCGACAATCATAGCAGAGGTACAGCCAAAAACAGATGCTTTGGGCAATCCTGTCACCGTGACGTCGCCATCTTCTCAATCAGATAAAAAATCGGCTGAGAGTACGCCAGCCGCACCGCCAAAACCCAAAATGATTTTGATTGATGGAAAAACGCTCAATGGAGGCAGCACCAACTTATACACTGAACTGGTAAAAAATGGCCCCCTTGGCCCCCTCCCTGTTCGCGCACAAAATGGCAAAACCGCTTATAATACCTATCGAAAGGCAACCGAACTTCAGTCTGGCAAGCAGGCTGTCTCTTTGATTATTGGTGGGTTAGGCATAAATCGTCCTCTCACACAGCAAGCCATAGATATTCTACCTGCCGAGGTTACGCTATCCTTCGCCGCACAAAGTGAGGGTTTACAAGATTGGATAAATATAGCTCGTGCAGACGGGCATGAGGTTTTACTAGAAATCCCAATGGAGTCAGCTGACATAAACGCGTCAGAAGCTGGCGTCAGCCGTACCTTGAAAGCAGGGCAAGACCCTGTGAACCATCAGCATCTTGATTGGCTCCTCAGCCGTGCACAAGGATATTACGGCGTTACAAATTATAATGGCGATAAGTTTTTGTTACGGGCTGACGCGACTGTTTCAATTTTTGATCGTTTCGCCAAGTCTGGCCTCGCCTTTATCACAGATGGCGCCGTTAAAACGCCGACCCTAGACAGTATCGCCCGCTCGGTTGGTCTTCCTTTCAAGCAAGGCTTTGGCCTCATCGACCCTGAACCTCAGACAGCTTTGATAGATATTGAACTCTCGCGATTAGCCGCCGAGGCAAGCCAGGGTAACGCCCCAATTGGAGTCGGGTTTGCCTATCCAGAAACGCTCCAATCCGTCAATAGCTGGATAGCCACCCTACCTGCTCAGTCTTTGCAATTAGTGCCAGCCTCCACTCGCCTACAATAA
- a CDS encoding S41 family peptidase translates to MAKAQNSVETNKKEQPSDAEILAKMELFAEVLARVRDNYVTEVSEKQLVEHALNGALASLDPHSNYSPPAEFTEQREAAKREYGGLGIEVSMEGGLVKVNYAIEEGPAYAAGIRSGDYITAVAGDSVLGKDLNAAVENMRGLAGEPVTVTVLTGQSAPRDIIVTRAQVRGRAVRHRIEQGLGYVFIETFNNDRLTEDLEKALKELEAELGGTIPGLIIDVRGNRGGLLTQSVSVSSLFLDGGEVLSARGRTDIDTQRYHAEAGELYPEMPIVVLVNSGSASAAEIVAGALQDRGRAVIIGRRSFGKGSVQSVIPLQENGGALRITTQRYYTPSGNSIQGRGIMPDFLVAAQPDKGELRKRFREDSLPNSLINPDDTDYEEDYDAILYPSEDEAESVDFQLRKAIDVLKTSRYQALLQAQNQFPGQNLPKSAFLQ, encoded by the coding sequence TTGGCCAAAGCACAAAATAGCGTCGAGACAAATAAAAAAGAACAGCCCTCGGATGCCGAGATACTAGCAAAAATGGAGTTATTTGCAGAAGTCCTTGCGCGGGTTCGTGATAATTACGTCACAGAGGTTTCAGAAAAACAACTTGTCGAACACGCCTTAAATGGGGCCTTAGCCTCACTCGATCCACATTCAAACTATAGCCCTCCAGCTGAGTTTACGGAACAAAGAGAAGCGGCCAAGCGCGAATATGGCGGACTTGGTATTGAGGTCAGCATGGAAGGCGGCCTTGTAAAGGTAAATTATGCCATTGAAGAAGGCCCAGCCTATGCAGCAGGCATTCGCTCTGGCGATTACATCACCGCTGTGGCGGGTGACTCGGTTCTGGGTAAAGATTTAAATGCTGCAGTGGAGAATATGCGCGGCCTTGCAGGCGAGCCTGTCACCGTAACTGTATTAACGGGACAAAGCGCCCCACGCGATATCATCGTAACCCGCGCTCAGGTAAGAGGCAGAGCTGTTCGCCACCGTATCGAACAAGGCTTGGGCTATGTATTCATCGAAACCTTTAACAATGACAGACTTACCGAAGATCTGGAAAAAGCCCTTAAAGAGCTTGAAGCTGAGTTAGGAGGGACAATTCCTGGCCTTATCATCGACGTTAGAGGTAATCGCGGCGGATTATTGACCCAATCAGTCAGCGTCTCGAGCCTATTCTTGGATGGCGGCGAAGTTTTATCCGCCCGTGGGCGCACTGATATTGATACGCAGCGCTATCATGCGGAAGCTGGTGAACTTTATCCAGAGATGCCGATAGTGGTTCTAGTAAATTCCGGTTCTGCTTCTGCCGCAGAAATTGTCGCGGGTGCCCTCCAAGATAGAGGACGAGCCGTCATTATCGGCCGGCGGTCTTTTGGCAAAGGTTCAGTCCAGTCTGTTATACCCCTACAAGAAAATGGCGGGGCTTTGCGTATCACCACTCAACGCTATTACACACCGTCGGGGAATTCCATACAAGGGCGAGGCATCATGCCAGACTTTCTCGTGGCCGCGCAGCCAGATAAAGGCGAACTTCGCAAACGCTTTCGCGAGGATAGCTTACCCAACTCTCTCATAAATCCAGATGATACTGATTACGAAGAGGACTATGACGCGATTCTATATCCATCAGAAGACGAAGCCGAAAGTGTCGACTTCCAACTTCGGAAAGCTATCGATGTCTTAAAAACGTCTCGCTATCAGGCCCTTCTTCAGGCCCAAAACCAATTTCCGGGTCAAAACTTGCCTAAGAGTGCATTTTTGCAATAA
- a CDS encoding S41 family peptidase: MKYILPAIGSVAAIALFAFSSTNQSAIAFEPSSNTNTFEQLDLFADVLARVRTDYVVDVNDVELIENALNGMLQSLDPHSSYVTPEQFKELQVTTSGEYGGLGMEVTMEAGFVKVIAPIDETPAKRAGIKAGDYLTEIDGKSIMGLSLTEAVKQMRGKPGEDITVTVIREDEDPMEITMTREVIKRIVAKYEVKDGLGYIRLAQFNDKAEEGVVKAIKELSKEFGGKIPGLILDLRGNPGGLLDQSVKVSSVFLDGGEVVSTRGRVASDTQRYNGEAGELAKDVPIVVLIDGASASASEIVAGALQDRGRAIILGMTSFGKGSVQSIIPLRGGRDGGLRMTTQRYYTPAGRSIQGTGIEPDIAVSFVPDDGKKRLQRREADLPNAIKNENEDTETEELVVDYPPEDYDPEGDYQLEKAIELLKGGNYVAKLAEFQG; this comes from the coding sequence ATGAAATATATTCTACCCGCTATTGGCTCTGTCGCTGCCATTGCACTTTTTGCTTTCTCATCGACGAACCAATCCGCTATCGCCTTTGAACCTTCATCCAATACAAATACATTTGAACAGCTTGATCTTTTTGCCGATGTTCTTGCTAGAGTCCGTACCGACTATGTTGTGGATGTAAATGATGTTGAGCTCATTGAGAACGCCTTAAACGGCATGTTACAGTCACTTGATCCTCATTCCAGCTATGTCACGCCTGAACAGTTTAAAGAATTACAAGTCACCACAAGCGGTGAATATGGCGGCTTGGGCATGGAAGTGACGATGGAAGCCGGTTTTGTAAAAGTCATTGCGCCCATTGATGAAACGCCCGCTAAGCGCGCTGGTATTAAAGCGGGTGATTACCTTACAGAAATTGACGGAAAATCCATTATGGGGCTGTCATTAACCGAAGCCGTAAAACAAATGCGCGGTAAACCGGGCGAAGACATTACCGTGACCGTTATTCGTGAGGACGAAGATCCGATGGAAATAACGATGACGAGAGAAGTCATCAAACGTATCGTCGCGAAATACGAAGTAAAAGACGGCCTTGGTTATATACGTCTGGCACAATTTAATGACAAAGCCGAAGAAGGCGTGGTCAAAGCCATTAAAGAATTAAGCAAAGAATTTGGTGGCAAAATACCAGGTCTCATATTGGACCTTCGTGGTAACCCCGGCGGTCTGTTGGATCAATCTGTGAAAGTCTCAAGTGTATTCTTGGATGGCGGAGAAGTCGTCTCTACACGAGGACGTGTGGCCTCTGATACGCAGCGTTATAATGGCGAAGCCGGTGAACTAGCCAAAGATGTACCTATTGTCGTTTTAATTGATGGGGCCTCTGCCTCTGCTTCGGAAATTGTTGCTGGCGCTCTACAGGATAGAGGCCGCGCAATTATTTTAGGAATGACGTCTTTTGGTAAAGGCTCTGTTCAATCCATTATTCCTCTTCGCGGCGGACGCGACGGAGGCTTGCGCATGACAACTCAGCGCTATTACACTCCCGCGGGGCGGTCTATTCAAGGCACAGGCATTGAGCCTGATATTGCCGTTTCCTTTGTGCCAGATGATGGCAAAAAGCGACTTCAACGCCGCGAAGCTGATTTGCCAAACGCTATCAAGAATGAAAATGAAGACACCGAGACAGAAGAGCTTGTCGTGGATTACCCGCCAGAAGATTATGACCCTGAAGGCGATTATCAGTTAGAAAAGGCTATTGAACTTCTAAAAGGTGGAAATTACGTGGCGAAATTAGCAGAATTTCAAGGATAG
- a CDS encoding murein hydrolase activator EnvC family protein, with protein MALVIANFALAQDRAPQDLDALTQAEKNARAEAEALEKKREAVSSEINNLEKSLRNLSREVKVFERDSIALNDKKQKIDANIANLENDIQADEAELMKLLAALQRLEANPPPAIILRPDNAIASAQAAQLIAALTKQLDQRTKILSVQLEALAQEKLLAEETQAQIEANKKQLENRRNKTQNLVKNKSDLRASIDTQRAEKQATAMRLAEEAATLRELVEKLENEALRVKPRIKPGRNTGGRDTGERVASLPLPDNLGPFNQAKGRLSLPVSGALLKRFGRGEKGLTFASTSEGQVLAPYSGRVEFAGPFKNYDQVIILAVGDGYFLLMTGLGNVFAETGEIVKQGAPIGAMPFERSGASELYLELRKNGTTVDPAPWLAL; from the coding sequence ATGGCTCTCGTTATAGCCAATTTCGCCTTGGCCCAAGATAGAGCACCGCAAGATCTGGACGCCCTTACTCAAGCCGAAAAAAATGCGCGAGCAGAAGCCGAAGCCTTGGAGAAAAAACGGGAGGCCGTCTCATCAGAAATAAACAACCTTGAGAAATCACTCCGCAACCTTTCCCGTGAAGTAAAAGTCTTTGAACGCGATTCAATTGCCTTAAATGACAAAAAACAAAAAATTGATGCGAATATTGCTAATCTGGAAAATGATATTCAGGCTGACGAAGCAGAACTCATGAAACTCTTGGCAGCGCTGCAACGACTTGAAGCCAATCCGCCGCCTGCAATTATTTTACGGCCAGACAATGCCATAGCCTCAGCGCAGGCAGCGCAGCTTATTGCTGCCCTCACGAAACAACTTGACCAACGCACTAAAATCCTCAGCGTACAGCTAGAAGCCTTGGCACAAGAAAAACTCTTGGCAGAAGAAACACAGGCCCAGATTGAGGCCAATAAAAAACAACTCGAAAATCGCCGCAATAAGACACAAAATCTTGTCAAAAATAAATCTGACCTTCGAGCCTCTATCGACACACAACGCGCAGAAAAACAGGCAACAGCCATGCGATTGGCTGAAGAGGCTGCAACGCTCAGAGAATTAGTCGAAAAGCTTGAGAACGAAGCGCTTAGAGTAAAACCTCGTATTAAACCCGGGCGGAACACAGGGGGGCGAGACACAGGCGAACGCGTTGCCTCTCTCCCTCTGCCAGACAATCTTGGGCCGTTCAATCAAGCCAAAGGTCGATTAAGCTTACCGGTCTCAGGGGCCCTATTGAAACGCTTTGGCCGTGGCGAGAAAGGCCTGACCTTTGCATCAACCTCTGAAGGGCAAGTTTTAGCACCCTATTCAGGACGCGTCGAATTCGCTGGTCCATTCAAAAATTATGATCAAGTCATTATCTTGGCCGTGGGTGACGGTTATTTTCTGCTAATGACGGGCCTAGGCAATGTGTTTGCCGAGACAGGTGAAATTGTCAAACAGGGCGCTCCGATTGGAGCGATGCCATTTGAACGCAGCGGAGCAAGCGAGTTATATCTTGAACTTCGTAAAAACGGTACAACTGTCGACCCGGCGCCTTGGCTAGCTCTATAA
- a CDS encoding 23S rRNA (pseudouridine(1915)-N(3))-methyltransferase RlmH — MATKLIIRAGGTMRSGPEREMVDDYMQRASLLARQTGFISIEEQAVDMRSCKSRKDETERLFDGIPNTALCIALDERGKTLTSRQIAKTLAEARDDGQGELYLVIGAADGFDPSSIPSGVRRWALGPQTWPHKLVRVMIAEQTYRALSILAGTPYHRD; from the coding sequence ATGGCCACTAAACTCATCATTCGCGCCGGCGGCACAATGCGCTCTGGGCCTGAACGGGAAATGGTGGATGATTATATGCAACGTGCCAGTTTATTGGCGCGTCAGACAGGCTTCATCTCAATAGAAGAGCAAGCCGTCGATATGCGTAGCTGTAAAAGCCGTAAAGATGAAACCGAACGCCTCTTTGACGGCATTCCCAATACGGCACTGTGCATAGCCCTTGATGAGCGCGGGAAGACACTCACTTCTCGCCAAATCGCGAAAACTTTGGCTGAGGCTCGCGATGACGGTCAAGGCGAGCTTTACTTAGTCATTGGGGCCGCTGACGGATTTGACCCCTCATCCATCCCTTCTGGGGTGCGTCGATGGGCTTTGGGCCCTCAAACTTGGCCACATAAATTGGTTCGTGTCATGATTGCCGAGCAAACCTATCGCGCACTGTCAATTTTGGCAGGGACGCCCTATCATAGAGATTAG
- the rsfS gene encoding ribosome silencing factor → MTTPSPSKSSAKSQKAAKALSDFLQHVLDENSAQDVIEIDIRGKSSVADYMLVASGRSNRHVSALSDYVLRALKEEGYKDIGVEGQEGCDWVLVDVGDVILHIFRPEVRVFYNIEKIWSVPLPDGLQNIAEEAPSDPE, encoded by the coding sequence GTGACTACACCCTCACCCTCGAAATCTTCAGCCAAAAGCCAAAAAGCGGCTAAGGCTTTGTCCGACTTTCTCCAACATGTATTGGATGAAAACTCTGCCCAAGATGTAATCGAAATTGATATTCGCGGAAAATCTTCCGTCGCCGACTATATGCTTGTCGCCTCTGGCCGCTCAAACCGCCATGTCAGTGCGCTTTCCGACTATGTATTGCGGGCCCTCAAAGAAGAAGGGTACAAAGATATTGGCGTTGAAGGCCAAGAAGGCTGTGATTGGGTATTAGTCGATGTGGGGGATGTTATTTTGCATATCTTCCGCCCAGAAGTCCGCGTTTTCTATAACATAGAGAAAATTTGGTCAGTCCCATTACCTGATGGCTTACAAAACATTGCCGAAGAAGCGCCATCTGACCCTGAATAA
- a CDS encoding nicotinate-nucleotide adenylyltransferase, which produces MPDLAHMKIGLFGGSFNPAHQGHLHVAKAGLRELGLDEVWWLVSPQNPLKPMQPSYESRVETVKALALPPRMKISHIERDSGTNYTIDLLQSLKRRYPVTQFVFMMGADNFQQLPKWRKWKEIMSAYPIAVIARPGQSIKARLSQTARQYADERLSETYAGALAEMTAPCWTYLTLPLDNTSSTAIRAKLATGPEL; this is translated from the coding sequence ATGCCAGACTTAGCCCATATGAAGATTGGCCTCTTTGGGGGATCCTTTAACCCCGCCCATCAAGGCCATTTGCACGTGGCCAAGGCCGGGTTGCGCGAATTAGGGCTTGATGAAGTCTGGTGGCTCGTTAGCCCTCAAAATCCATTGAAACCAATGCAACCAAGCTATGAAAGCCGTGTTGAGACTGTAAAGGCTCTTGCCCTGCCCCCGCGTATGAAAATCAGCCATATCGAAAGGGACAGCGGTACAAATTATACCATTGATCTTTTACAGTCTTTGAAGCGTCGATACCCTGTCACGCAGTTTGTATTCATGATGGGTGCCGATAATTTCCAACAATTGCCCAAATGGCGAAAATGGAAAGAGATTATGTCTGCATACCCAATTGCCGTCATAGCGCGCCCCGGACAATCCATCAAAGCCCGCCTTAGCCAAACGGCACGCCAATATGCAGATGAGAGATTAAGCGAAACTTATGCAGGGGCTTTGGCAGAAATGACAGCCCCGTGCTGGACATATTTAACTTTACCCTTAGATAACACCTCATCCACGGCCATAAGGGCCAAACTGGCCACTGGGCCCGAACTATGA
- the proB gene encoding glutamate 5-kinase produces the protein MGPKSSLSGLGKYQRLVIKIGSALLVESDSLTLRQSWLNSICDDIAERHKLGLETLIVSSGAIALGRARLNLIGRILDLSEKQACAAAGQALLTQAYDKALSAKGLISAQALLTLNDTEDRRKWLNARSTLETLLALEAIPIINENDTVATDEIRYGDNDRLAARTAQMVGADALLLLSDIDGLYTADPRFYSDAKHLPVIENLTPQIIAMGGPANTDAAVGTGGMETKLAAAQIAVQAGCEMIILNGTDNHPLSRFDNGERHSLFIATQSPRKARAQWISGSLKPKGQIEIDSGAHSALKKGRSLLAAGIVSIEGQFDKGDAICIIDQNKQEIARGLVNYGSKDANRIMGLHSDNIEMLLGYTNGDAIVHRDNLVMRD, from the coding sequence ATGGGGCCAAAATCATCTTTGTCTGGACTAGGGAAATATCAACGCCTGGTTATCAAAATCGGTTCAGCCTTACTGGTTGAAAGTGACAGCCTCACTTTAAGACAATCTTGGCTTAACAGTATCTGCGATGACATTGCCGAACGACATAAACTGGGTCTCGAAACCCTTATAGTTTCATCGGGCGCGATTGCTCTGGGACGGGCGCGGCTCAATCTAATTGGGCGCATTCTGGATTTATCTGAGAAACAAGCCTGTGCAGCTGCGGGTCAGGCCCTTTTGACCCAAGCATATGATAAGGCGCTTTCAGCAAAGGGTTTAATTTCGGCTCAAGCGCTTCTTACGCTAAATGATACCGAAGATAGGCGTAAATGGCTGAATGCTCGCTCAACCTTAGAAACGCTCTTGGCATTAGAGGCTATACCTATCATTAATGAAAATGACACAGTCGCGACTGATGAAATTCGTTATGGCGATAATGACCGCCTCGCGGCCCGCACGGCCCAAATGGTGGGCGCGGATGCCCTCCTTCTCTTGTCTGATATTGACGGCCTTTATACGGCGGATCCACGGTTTTATTCGGATGCCAAGCACCTACCCGTCATTGAAAACCTTACCCCTCAGATAATAGCAATGGGTGGCCCTGCCAATACAGATGCGGCTGTCGGGACAGGCGGAATGGAAACAAAACTCGCAGCAGCGCAAATCGCCGTTCAAGCAGGCTGCGAAATGATCATCTTAAACGGTACGGATAACCACCCCCTCTCTCGGTTTGACAATGGGGAACGCCATAGTCTTTTCATAGCGACGCAAAGCCCACGTAAAGCCCGTGCGCAGTGGATATCAGGCTCTCTTAAACCCAAAGGCCAAATTGAAATTGATAGTGGCGCCCACAGCGCCCTTAAAAAAGGCCGCAGCCTGCTTGCAGCAGGTATTGTGAGTATTGAAGGTCAATTCGACAAAGGCGACGCCATCTGCATTATTGATCAAAACAAACAAGAAATCGCGCGCGGTTTGGTCAATTATGGTTCCAAAGATGCCAACCGTATAATGGGCCTACATAGCGACAATATTGAAATGCTTTTGGGCTATACCAATGGCGACGCCATCGTACATCGCGATAATTTGGTAATGCGGGACTAA